Genomic DNA from Nocardioides aquaticus:
GCCGCTCGGCGAAGCGGATCTGCTTGCCGAACTTCGCGGGGGTGGGGGCCACCTCGCAGGCGACCCCCCGGGCACGCAGGGCCGTGGCGACGCGCTGCGCCGCGGGGCGGGACTCCTCGTCGGTCAGGGCGACGAGCACGGCGCTGGGCACCGGCCGGCTGCCGGCGAGGACGCCGTCGGCCATCAGCGGAAGCAGGGTGCGCGAGACGCCGAAGGAGACGCCGACGCCGGGGTAGGTGGTGCGGCCGTCGCTGGCCAGGGCGTCGTACCGGCCGCCGCCGCCGACCGACTTCAGCCGCTCGTAGCCGGCCATGAAGATCTCGAGCACGGTGCCGGTGTAGTAGTCCAGGCCGCGGGCGATGCGCAGGTCGACCTCGACCGAGACCCGGTCGGAGACCACGTCGGCGCAGCCCTCGACGACCGCGGCCAGCTCGGCCAGGCCGGTCTCGAGGAGCTCGTCGGTGACCCCGAGGGCGCGTACCCGCTCCACGAAGGAGGTGTCGGCGACCCGGATCGTGGCCAGCTCCAGGCAGCGCTGCGCCTGCTCCTCGGTGGCGCCGGCCTGCTCGACCAGCTGGGCGGCGACGACCTCGGCGGGCAGCTTGTCCAGCTTGTCGATGACGCGGATGGCCGTGGTGACGTCCTCGATGCCCAGCCCGCGGTAGAAGCCCTGGATCAGCTTGCGGTTGTTGACGCAGAACGTCAGCGGCGGCAGCGGCAGCGCACCGAGCGCCTCGACCATCACGCGGACCACCTCGACGTCGTGGTGGAAACCGAGCTCGTCGCGCCCGACGATGTCGATGTCGGCCTGCGTGAACTGGCGGTAGCGGCCCTCCTGGGGCCGCTCGCCGCGCCAGGCCGGCTGCACCTGGAAGCGCCGGAACGGGAACTCGAGGTGACCGGAGTTCTCCAGCACGTAGCGCGAGAACGGCACCGTGAGGTCGAAGTGCATGCCCAGCGTCGCGTCGGCGGCCGTCTGGTCGGGTCCGGCCTGCAGGCGCTGCAGGACGTAGATCTCCTTGTCGATCTCGCCGCCCTTGGCCAGCACGTCGAGGGGCTCGACGACCCGGGTCTCGATGTTGGCGAAGCCGTGCAGCTCGAAGACGCGCGAGAGCGTGGCGATCACCTCGCGCTCGACGACGCGCTGGGCGGGCAGCAGCTCGGGGAACCCGCTGAGCGGGGTGGGCTTGGGCACGGGGCTCAGCGCTCCTGGAGGTCGAGCAGGTACGGGTTGGTGGCGCGCTCGCGGCCGATCGAGGTCTGCTCGCCGTGGCCGGGGAGCACCACGACGTCGTCGGGCAGCGTCAGCACCTTGCTGGTCAGGCTGCGCAGCATCGTCGGGTGGTCGCCGCCGGGCAGGTCGGTGCGCCCGATGGACCCCGCGAAGAGAAGGTCGCCGGCAAACATGACCTCGGAGACGTCGTTCGAGGCGTCGTACGGCGCGCGGAAGGTCACGGACCCGGCGGTGTGGCCGGGGGTGTGGTCCACGACGAACCGCATCCCGGCCAGCTCGAGGTCCTGGCCGTCGGCGAGCTCGCGCACGTCGTCGGGCTCGGCCCACTCGTGCGCGCCGCCGAGCAGCATCTGCGTGGTCTCGGGCGACATCCCAGCCATCGGGTCGGTGAGCAGGTGCCGGTCCGCGGGGTGCACCCAGGCGGTGGCGTCGTAGGTGCCGGCGACCGGGGCGACGCACCACATGTGGTCGACGTGGCCGTGGGTGACCAGCACCGCGACCGGCTTGAGGCGGTGCTCGCGCACCAGCTCGACGACCCCGGCGGTGGCGTCCATCCCGGGGTCGACGACGACGCACTCGCTGCCGGGACCGGTGGCGGCGACGTAGCAGTTGGTGCCCCACGGACCTGCGGGGAAGCCGGCGATCAACACCCCCGCAGGCTAGCGTCCCCCGCCGGGCCCGCCGCCCGGCGGTGCGCCCACTAGCATGCTGACCGGCGACGCCAGCACGAGACGACCGCGACGAAGAGGATCGGCAGTGACGAGCAGCGAGTGGGGCCGGGTCGACGACATCGGCACCGTGTACGTGCGGACCGCGACGGGCGAGGAGCGTGTCGTCGGTCAGTACCCCGAGGGCACCCCCGAGGAGGCGCTGGCCTTCTACGCCGACCGCTTCACCGCCCTCGAGACCGAGGTGCACCTCCTGGACCAGCGGGTCCGCTCCGGCGTGCTGTCGCCGGAGGAGGCGACCGAGCGGGTGAAGACCGTGCGCGCGTCGCTGGTCGAGGCCAGCGCCGTCGGCGACCTGGCCTCGCTGACGGCCCGCCTGGACTCCCTCGGCCCCGTGCTCGCGCAGCAGCGCAGCGCCAGGAAGGCCGAGAAGGCGCAGCGCAACGCCGAGGCCAAGAAGGCCAAGGAGGACCTGGTCGAGGTCGCCGAGAAGGTCGCGGCCGGCAACGACTGGCGGCACGGCTCGACCCGGCTGCGCGACCTGCTCGAGCAGTGGAAGGCGCTGCCCCGCATCGACCGCCCCTCCGACGACGCCCTGTGGAAGCGGTTCTCCGCGGCCCGGTCGGCGTACGGCAAGCGCCGCAAGCAGCACTTCGCCGAGCAGGACGAGAAGCGCGGCGGCGCCCAGGTCGTCAAGGAGCGGCTCGTGGTCGAGGCCGAGTCGCTGGCCACCAGCACCGAGTGGGGCCCGACCTCGGGCCGCTACCGCGACCTGATGCGCGACTGGAAGGCCGCCGGCCCCGCACCGAAGTCCGTCGACGACGCGCTGTGGAAGCGGTTCCGCGGCGCGCAGGACCAGTTCTTCGGCGCCCGCGACGCCGCCAACGCCGAGCTGGACCAGGAGTACGCCGCCAACGCCGTGGTCAAGGACGAGCTCATCGCCCAGGCCGAGGCGCTGCTGCCGGTGAAGGACGCCGAGGCCGCCAAGCGCGCCTTCCGCGACATCGCCGACAAGTGGGACGAGGCCGGCAAGGTCCCCCGCGACCGGGTGCAGGAGCTCGAGGGCCGGATCCGCAAGGTCGAGCAGGCCATCCGCTCGGTCGAGGACGAGAAGTGGAAGCGCTCGGACCCCGAGAAGTCCGCCCGCGCCGACGACATGGTCGCCAAGCTCGAGGCCGCGATCGCCGGTGTCGAGGCCGACCTGGAGAAGGCCCGCACGGCCGGGGACGACAAGCGCGCCAAGCGCCTCGAGGACGACCTCGCCTCCCGTCAGGCGTTCCTCGACATGGCCCGCCGCGCCGCTGCCGACTACTCCGGCTGAGCCGCCCGGGCCGGTGCGGGTGGGGTTGTCGCAACGACAGCTCGCCCGCCGTCGGCGGGCAGGACCGGCCCGCTACTGCGTGACGCGGTAGGCGTCGAAGACGCCGGGGACCGTACGCACGGTGCGCAGCACCTGGTCGAGGTGCTTGGTCTCGGCCATCTCGAAGGTGAAGCGGGAGGTGGCGACGCGGTCGCGGCCGGTGCTGAGCGTGGCCGAGAGGATGTTCACGTGGGCGTCCGAGAGCGCCATCGTGATGTCGGAGAGCAGCCGGGCCCGGTCGAGGGCCTGGACCTGGATGTTGACCAGGAACATCGACTGCGCCGTGGGCGCCCACTCGACCTCGAGCACCTTCTGCGGCTGCTTGCGCAGCGACGAGGCGTTCGGGCAGTCCTGGCGGTGCACGGAGACGCCGCTGTCCTTGGTGACGAAGCCGAGGATCTCGTCGGGGGGCACCGGGGTGCAGCACTTCGCGAGCTTGACCCACACGTCGGCGGCGCCCTTGACCACCACGCCCGAGTCGCCGCCGCTGGAGGCCTTGGCCCGGCCGCGGCCGCGGCGCCCGGTGATCGTGACGGCCTCGGCGAGGTCCTCCTGGGCGCCGTCGTTGCCGCCGTGCAGGTCGAGCACCCAGCGCACGACGGCCTGGGCGGAGATGTTGTTCTCCCCCACCGCGGCGTAGAGCGCGGAGACGTCGTTGAGGTTGAAGTGGCCGGCCGCCGACAGCAGGGACTCGTGGGTCAGCAGGCGCTTGAGGGGCAGGCCCTCCTTGCGCATCATCCGCGTGAGCTGGTCCTTGCCGCGCTCGATGGCCTCCTCGCGGCGCTCCTTGGTGAACCACTGCCGGATCTTGGAGCGGGCGCGCTGCGACTTGACGAAGCCGAGCCAGTCGCGTGACGGGGCGGCGTCGGCGGAGCGGGAGGTGAAGACCTCCACCACGTCGCCGTTGTCCAGGGTCGACTCCAGCGGCACCAGCCGCCCGTTGACCCGCGCGCCGATCGTGTGGTGGCCGACCTCGGTGTGCACCGCGTAGGCGAAGTCGACCGGGGTGGCCCCGGCCGGCAGCGCGATCACGTCGCCGCGCGGGGTGAAGACGTACGTCTCCGCGCGGTTGATCTCGAAGCGCAACGACTCCAGGAACTCCCCCGGGTCCTCGACCTCGCTCTGCCAGTCGAGCAGCTGGCGCACCCAGGACATGTCGTCCATGTCGCCGCGCTTCTCGGTCTCGAGGCCGGCGCGGCCGTCCTCCTTGTACTTCCAGTGCGCCGCGACGCCGTACTCGGCGCGGCGGTGCTGGGCGAAGGTGCGGATCTGCATCTCGACCGGCTTGCCCGACGGACCGATCACCGTGGTGTGCAGCGACTGGTACATGTTGAACTTCGGCATCGCGACGTAGTCCTTGAACCGCCCGAGCACCGGGTTCCAGCGCGAGTGGAGCACGCCGAGCACGGAGTAGCAGTCGCGGTCCTCGTCGACCAGGACGCGGATGCCGACCAGGTCGTAGATGTCGGAGAACTCGCGGCCCCCGACGATCATCTTCTGGTAGATCGAGTAGTAGTGCTTCGGCCGGCCGGTCACCGTCGCCTTGACCTTGGCCTCGCGCAGGTCGTTCTCGACCTGGCTGATCACCTCGGAGAGGAACTGGTCGCGCGAGGGCGCGCGGACCGCGACCATCCGGACGATCTCGTCGTAGATCTTGGGGTGCAGGGTCGCGAACGCGAGGTCCTCGAGCTCCCACTTGATGGTGTTCATGCCCAGCCGGTGGGCCAGCGGGGCGTAGATGTCGAGCGTCTCGCGGGCGACCCGCTCCTGGGTCTCCTGGCGCACGTAGCGCAGGGTGCGCATGTTGTGCAGCCGGTCGGCGAGCTTGATCACCAGCACCCGGATGTCGCGCGACATCGCGACGATCATCTTGCGGATGGTCTCGGCCTGCGCCGAGTCGCCGTACTTGACCTTGTCCAGCTTGGTCACGCCGTCGACCAGGCGCGCGACCTCCTCGCCGAAGTCCCTGGTCACCTGCTCGAGGGTGTACGGGGTGTCCTCGACGGTGTCGTGCAGCAGCGCCGCGCACAGCGTCGCCTCGGTCATCCCGATCTCGGCGAGGATCGTCGTCACCGCGAGCGGGTGGGTGATGTACGGGTCGCCGCTCTTGCGGGTCTGGGTGCGGTGCAGCTCCTCGGCGGTCGTGTACGCCCGCTCGATCAGCGCGAGGTCGGCCTTCGGGTGGTTGGCCCGCACCGCGCGCAGCAGCGGCTCGAGGACCGGGTTGCCGGGCTGGTTGCGGGTGCCCATCCGGGCCAGGCGGGCGCGCATCCCGCGCGCCGACGGCGGGGAGGCGGTGACGCTGCCGCCCTCGGGCCGGGCCGGCTGCGACGGGTCCGGGGCAGCGTCGTCGGCGCGGTCACGCGTGACGGTCTGCTCGTCCTCCATCACCCCATCCTAGGGGGTGCCGGCACGGGGCTCAGACCGGACGGAGCGCCGTGACCGGGACCCCGGCCACCGCGTCGCGGCCCGGCAGGAAGGTCAGCTCGAGCAGGACCGCCACGGCGACCACCACTCCCCCGCACCGCTCGACCAGGTCCCGGGTCGCCGCGGCGGTGCCGCCGGTGGCCAGCACGTCGTCGACCAGCAGCACGCGCTCACCGGGGCGTACGGCGTCGCGGTGCAGCTCGAGGGTCGCCTCGCCGTACTCCAGGGCGTAGGTGACGGCGTGCGCCTCGCGCGGCAGCTTGCCGGCCTTGCGGACCGGGACGAACCCGACGCCGAGGTCCAGCGCGACCGGGGGCCCGAGGATGAACCCGCGCGCCTCCATCCCGACCACCTTGTCGACGTGGACGGCCCCGTCGGCGTCGCGCCCGGCGGTGGCCAGGCCGCCCACGACCGCGACCAGCGCGTCGTGGTCGGCCAGGACCGGGGTGATGTCCTTGAACACGATGCCCGGCTGCGGGTAGTCGGCGACGTCGACGATCAGCCGGTCCAGGGCCTGCCCACCGCGCTCGACGGCGCTCACGTGTCGCGCTTCGAGCGGGGCCGGCGGGTGGGCTGGGGACGGCCGGAGGTGCCGCCCTCGGAGACGGGCCCGCGCGAGGGCGGGACCGTTCGGCCCTTGCCGGCTGCCTCCGGGCGGCGCGGCGGTGCGGTGCGCGGAGCGGCGGGCGCGCCGGCGGCCTCCTGGCCACCGACCGCGGGCTCGCCGAGGTCGTCGCCCTCGGGCGCGTCGGCGACCGGCATGTCCTCGACGTAGGTCGGCACGGTGGCGTACGGGTCCGCGGCACGCGCGCGGGCCTTGGCGCGCTGCTCGGCCTGCACGATGTCGGGCTCGTTGCGCTTGAGCTGCACCGCGAGGGGCGTGGCGATGAAGATCGAGGAGTACGCCCCGACCGCCATCCCGATGAACAGCGACAGGGACAGGTCCTTCAGCGCCCCGGCGCCGAGCTGGACCGCACCGATGTAGAGGATCGCGCCGACCGGCAGCAGCGCCACGATCGAGGTGTTCACCGACCGCACCACGGTCTGGTTGACCGCGAGGTTGGCGCCCTGGCTGTAGGACATCTTCAGCGCCGGCAGGTTGCGGGTGTTCTCGCGCACCTTGTCGAAGACGACCACGGTGTCGTAGAGCGAGAACCCGAGGATGGTGAGCAGGCCGGTGACGCTGGCCGGGGTGACCTCGAAGCCGACGATGGCGTAGATGCCGATCGTGATCACGACGTCGTGGATCAGCGCGACCAGGGCCGCGACCGACATCTTCCACTCACGGAAGTACGCCCAGATCATCAGCGCGACGAGGACCAGGAACACCCCGATGCCGAGCAGCGCCCGCTCGGCGATCTCGGCGCCCCAGCTGGGGCCGATCTCCTCCTGGGAGATGTCGGCGGGGTTGGTGCCGGTCGTGTCCAGGATGACCTGGACGACCTCGGCGCTCTCCTCGTCGGTGAGCGTCTCGGTCTGGACCTGGACCGCCTGGTCGCCGGACGTGGTCACGATCGGTGACGACGCCTCGGGGATCCCGGTGCCGGCGACGGCCTCGCGCAGGTCGTCGGCGGTGTCCTGCGTGGCGTCGGCGGCCGGCAGCGACACGGTGTACTGCGCACCGCCGGTGAACTCGATGCCGAGGTTGAGGCCCCGCACCAGCAGCCCGCTGATCGCGATGGCCAGCAGGACCGCGGAGACGGTGTACCAGAGCCACTTGCGGCCGACGAAGTCGTACGAGCGGCGCCCGGTGTAGAGGTCGTGGCCCAGCCGTGAGTACTTGCCCATCAGGCTCTCCCTCCCACGCCGACGGCGTGGTCGCGCTCAACCGGCGCGGTGGTGGTCGTGTCGAGACCGAGCGTCTCGTCGGACAGCCCGGAGAACCGGTGGCCGGTGTTGAAGAACTTCAGCCGGGCCAGCGAGGAGACCATGGGCTTGGTGAAGAAGAAGAACACCACCAGGTCGATGATCGTGGACAGGCCGAGCGCGAACGCGAAGCCCTTCACCACGCCCGCGGCGAAGATGTAGAGCACCA
This window encodes:
- the hisS gene encoding histidine--tRNA ligase, with translation MPKPTPLSGFPELLPAQRVVEREVIATLSRVFELHGFANIETRVVEPLDVLAKGGEIDKEIYVLQRLQAGPDQTAADATLGMHFDLTVPFSRYVLENSGHLEFPFRRFQVQPAWRGERPQEGRYRQFTQADIDIVGRDELGFHHDVEVVRVMVEALGALPLPPLTFCVNNRKLIQGFYRGLGIEDVTTAIRVIDKLDKLPAEVVAAQLVEQAGATEEQAQRCLELATIRVADTSFVERVRALGVTDELLETGLAELAAVVEGCADVVSDRVSVEVDLRIARGLDYYTGTVLEIFMAGYERLKSVGGGGRYDALASDGRTTYPGVGVSFGVSRTLLPLMADGVLAGSRPVPSAVLVALTDEESRPAAQRVATALRARGVACEVAPTPAKFGKQIRFAERRGIPYVWFSRRDPDGGEPDAAGALTHEVKDIRSGEQVAADPATWTPPPRTCERGS
- a CDS encoding MBL fold metallo-hydrolase encodes the protein MLIAGFPAGPWGTNCYVAATGPGSECVVVDPGMDATAGVVELVREHRLKPVAVLVTHGHVDHMWCVAPVAGTYDATAWVHPADRHLLTDPMAGMSPETTQMLLGGAHEWAEPDDVRELADGQDLELAGMRFVVDHTPGHTAGSVTFRAPYDASNDVSEVMFAGDLLFAGSIGRTDLPGGDHPTMLRSLTSKVLTLPDDVVVLPGHGEQTSIGRERATNPYLLDLQER
- a CDS encoding DUF349 domain-containing protein, yielding MTSSEWGRVDDIGTVYVRTATGEERVVGQYPEGTPEEALAFYADRFTALETEVHLLDQRVRSGVLSPEEATERVKTVRASLVEASAVGDLASLTARLDSLGPVLAQQRSARKAEKAQRNAEAKKAKEDLVEVAEKVAAGNDWRHGSTRLRDLLEQWKALPRIDRPSDDALWKRFSAARSAYGKRRKQHFAEQDEKRGGAQVVKERLVVEAESLATSTEWGPTSGRYRDLMRDWKAAGPAPKSVDDALWKRFRGAQDQFFGARDAANAELDQEYAANAVVKDELIAQAEALLPVKDAEAAKRAFRDIADKWDEAGKVPRDRVQELEGRIRKVEQAIRSVEDEKWKRSDPEKSARADDMVAKLEAAIAGVEADLEKARTAGDDKRAKRLEDDLASRQAFLDMARRAAADYSG
- a CDS encoding RelA/SpoT family protein: MEDEQTVTRDRADDAAPDPSQPARPEGGSVTASPPSARGMRARLARMGTRNQPGNPVLEPLLRAVRANHPKADLALIERAYTTAEELHRTQTRKSGDPYITHPLAVTTILAEIGMTEATLCAALLHDTVEDTPYTLEQVTRDFGEEVARLVDGVTKLDKVKYGDSAQAETIRKMIVAMSRDIRVLVIKLADRLHNMRTLRYVRQETQERVARETLDIYAPLAHRLGMNTIKWELEDLAFATLHPKIYDEIVRMVAVRAPSRDQFLSEVISQVENDLREAKVKATVTGRPKHYYSIYQKMIVGGREFSDIYDLVGIRVLVDEDRDCYSVLGVLHSRWNPVLGRFKDYVAMPKFNMYQSLHTTVIGPSGKPVEMQIRTFAQHRRAEYGVAAHWKYKEDGRAGLETEKRGDMDDMSWVRQLLDWQSEVEDPGEFLESLRFEINRAETYVFTPRGDVIALPAGATPVDFAYAVHTEVGHHTIGARVNGRLVPLESTLDNGDVVEVFTSRSADAAPSRDWLGFVKSQRARSKIRQWFTKERREEAIERGKDQLTRMMRKEGLPLKRLLTHESLLSAAGHFNLNDVSALYAAVGENNISAQAVVRWVLDLHGGNDGAQEDLAEAVTITGRRGRGRAKASSGGDSGVVVKGAADVWVKLAKCCTPVPPDEILGFVTKDSGVSVHRQDCPNASSLRKQPQKVLEVEWAPTAQSMFLVNIQVQALDRARLLSDITMALSDAHVNILSATLSTGRDRVATSRFTFEMAETKHLDQVLRTVRTVPGVFDAYRVTQ
- a CDS encoding adenine phosphoribosyltransferase — translated: MSAVERGGQALDRLIVDVADYPQPGIVFKDITPVLADHDALVAVVGGLATAGRDADGAVHVDKVVGMEARGFILGPPVALDLGVGFVPVRKAGKLPREAHAVTYALEYGEATLELHRDAVRPGERVLLVDDVLATGGTAAATRDLVERCGGVVVAVAVLLELTFLPGRDAVAGVPVTALRPV
- the secF gene encoding protein translocase subunit SecF — translated: MGKYSRLGHDLYTGRRSYDFVGRKWLWYTVSAVLLAIAISGLLVRGLNLGIEFTGGAQYTVSLPAADATQDTADDLREAVAGTGIPEASSPIVTTSGDQAVQVQTETLTDEESAEVVQVILDTTGTNPADISQEEIGPSWGAEIAERALLGIGVFLVLVALMIWAYFREWKMSVAALVALIHDVVITIGIYAIVGFEVTPASVTGLLTILGFSLYDTVVVFDKVRENTRNLPALKMSYSQGANLAVNQTVVRSVNTSIVALLPVGAILYIGAVQLGAGALKDLSLSLFIGMAVGAYSSIFIATPLAVQLKRNEPDIVQAEQRAKARARAADPYATVPTYVEDMPVADAPEGDDLGEPAVGGQEAAGAPAAPRTAPPRRPEAAGKGRTVPPSRGPVSEGGTSGRPQPTRRPRSKRDT